A single Defluviitalea saccharophila DNA region contains:
- a CDS encoding PIN/TRAM domain-containing protein — translation MMRKILRIIIAIILGSLTYVLCNFLYIGYLKPIDFFEQVPEKFDFIFALGVALLVLIICYITVSSIITDLILKQMKSLEELFTKMSLKEIVINVGGIFVGLIIANLLGIAVLQYGPIGTLIILALNLIFGYLGYQIAQRKKEEIKILESSPAVEHEIAKPKVLDTSVIIDGRILDILKTGLIEGKILIPTFVLEELRHIADSSDALKRNRGRRGLDILNEIQKQLEVPVEIVEIDYKEIAEVDSKLLKMAQQLDAIVVTNDFNLNKVADFQGVFVFNINELANAVKPVVLPGEDMEVTVIKDGKEDGQGIGYLNDGTMIVVEGGKRHIGETIKVLVTSVLQTAAGRMIFTKAKDE, via the coding sequence ATGATGAGAAAAATCTTAAGAATCATTATTGCGATCATATTAGGAAGCTTAACTTATGTCTTATGTAATTTCTTATATATTGGATATTTAAAGCCAATAGATTTTTTTGAGCAAGTGCCTGAAAAGTTTGATTTTATTTTTGCTTTAGGCGTTGCTTTATTAGTACTCATTATATGTTATATTACGGTATCATCCATAATTACTGATTTGATCTTAAAACAGATGAAAAGCCTGGAAGAGTTATTTACCAAAATGTCTTTAAAAGAAATCGTCATTAACGTCGGAGGTATTTTCGTTGGATTAATCATAGCGAATTTACTAGGAATCGCTGTATTACAGTATGGCCCTATTGGAACTTTAATCATACTGGCCTTAAATTTAATTTTTGGATATTTAGGATATCAAATTGCTCAAAGGAAAAAAGAAGAAATCAAAATATTAGAAAGCAGTCCTGCCGTAGAACACGAGATTGCAAAGCCTAAAGTTTTAGACACCAGTGTTATTATAGACGGTAGAATTCTGGATATTTTAAAAACCGGACTCATCGAAGGTAAAATATTAATACCTACTTTTGTTTTAGAAGAGCTCAGACATATTGCAGACTCTTCTGATGCCCTTAAAAGAAACAGAGGACGAAGAGGATTAGATATTTTAAATGAAATTCAAAAACAGCTGGAGGTTCCCGTAGAAATTGTAGAAATCGATTATAAAGAGATCGCCGAAGTTGACAGTAAATTATTAAAAATGGCACAGCAGCTTGACGCTATTGTTGTCACCAATGATTTTAATTTAAACAAAGTAGCAGATTTTCAAGGGGTATTTGTATTTAATATCAATGAACTTGCCAATGCAGTTAAACCGGTGGTGCTTCCGGGAGAGGACATGGAAGTAACGGTTATTAAGGATGGTAAGGAAGATGGACAAGGAATTGGATACCTCAATGACGGAACCATGATTGTTGTAGAAGGGGGTAAGCGCCATATAGGAGAAACCATTAAGGTGCTTGTTACCAGTGTTCTTCAAACAGCAGCCGGACGAATGATTTTTACTAAAGCAAAAGACGAATAA
- the ispD gene encoding 2-C-methyl-D-erythritol 4-phosphate cytidylyltransferase encodes MDNNFKYTTVIIPAAGKGKRMGTQMNKQYLELGGKPIIVHTIEKFDQSPRIHEIIIVTSKEEMEYFKKEIVSKYHFNKPLKVVAGGKERQESVYNGLKNISPEAEIILIHDGARPFVSLEEIEKSVEGAREYGSCVIGVRVKDTIKICNEEGYIESTPRREGLWAVQTPQSFQTSIILEAHKKAEEDHFLGTDDATLVERLGYPIKILEGGYQNIKITTPDDLTIGEVILSKRS; translated from the coding sequence ATGGATAATAATTTTAAATATACTACAGTCATTATCCCTGCCGCAGGAAAAGGAAAAAGAATGGGTACACAAATGAACAAGCAGTATCTTGAACTAGGGGGAAAGCCCATAATCGTACATACAATAGAAAAATTTGATCAGTCCCCGAGGATTCATGAAATAATCATTGTAACATCAAAAGAAGAGATGGAATACTTTAAAAAAGAGATCGTATCAAAGTATCATTTTAATAAACCCTTAAAAGTTGTTGCTGGGGGAAAAGAAAGACAAGAATCCGTATACAATGGATTGAAAAACATTTCGCCTGAGGCGGAAATCATTCTCATCCATGACGGAGCCAGACCTTTTGTTTCATTGGAGGAGATTGAAAAAAGTGTTGAAGGGGCCAGGGAGTATGGATCTTGTGTGATTGGTGTCAGGGTAAAAGATACGATTAAAATTTGCAATGAAGAAGGATATATAGAAAGTACCCCAAGAAGAGAAGGATTATGGGCAGTGCAGACGCCGCAGTCGTTTCAAACTTCTATCATTTTAGAGGCCCATAAAAAAGCGGAAGAAGATCATTTCTTAGGAACAGATGATGCCACATTGGTAGAACGATTGGGATATCCTATAAAGATATTAGAAGGCGGCTATCAGAACATAAAAATCACAACCCCAGATGATTTGACAATAGGAGAAGTGATTCTTAGTAAAAGGTCATAA